A genome region from Solanum pennellii chromosome 12, SPENNV200 includes the following:
- the LOC107007212 gene encoding transmembrane emp24 domain-containing protein p24beta2-like, translating to MMRNGLCQVWIGITISILVIGLSMKGAFGIRFVIEKEECFSHKVEMGETVHYSFVVIKSEGDWHHNNDGVDLVVKGPSGEQIHDLRDKISEKSEFTSHHEGIYRFCFTNKSPYHETIDFDLHAAHFVYHDEHAKDEHFKPLFEHIGKLEEALYNIQFEQHWLEAQTDRQAIVNEGMSKRAMYKALFESSALICVSFLQVFLLKHLFERKLGQSRV from the exons ATG ATGAGAAATGGGTTGTGTCAAGTTTGGATCGGTATTACCATATCAATATTGGTGATTGGATTGAGCATGAAAGGTGCATTTGGGATTAGATTTgtaattgaaaaagaagaatgTTTTTCTCATAAGGTTGAAATGGGGGAAACTGTTCATTATTCATTTGTTGTTATCAAGTCTGAAGGCGATTGGCATCACAATAATGACGGTGTTGATCTTGTG GTGAAGGGGCCTTCTGGAGAACAGATTCATGATCTTCGTGACAAAATAAGCGAGAAGTCTGAGTTTACATCTCATCATGAAGGAATTTATCGTTTCTGTTTCACTAACAAGTCGCCATATCATGAAACCATTGACTTCGATCTACATGCTGCTCACTTTGTATACCATGATGAGCATGCAAAAGATG AGCATTTCAAGCCTTTGTTTGAGCACATCGGAAAGCTAGAGGAAGCTTTGTACAACATTCAGTTTGAGCAGCACTGGTTAGAGGCCCAGACAGACCGTCAAGCAATAG TGAATGAAGGAATGAGCAAGAGAGCCATGTACAAAGCTCTTTTCGAGTCTTCAGCTCTTATTTGTGTTAGTTTTTTACAAGTATTCCTCCTCAAGCATTTGTTTGAACGAAAGCTGGGGCAGTCCAGAGTTTAG